From a single Stigmatopora nigra isolate UIUO_SnigA unplaced genomic scaffold, RoL_Snig_1.1 HiC_scaffold_27, whole genome shotgun sequence genomic region:
- the LOC144192839 gene encoding zinc finger protein basonuclin-1-like — translation MKMAEAICCTLLNCNCENFKPSRMKQRQCENCMHGWVAHALSKLKLHHINHKSQVEMVYSDVVFDICSLMLYGTHAIPVRLKILSDRLFSVLKEDDVIKILNAFDWTLEDYIRGYVLQAVTGKVLDCWAIMTSEEEIATLHQFLRFGETKSLVELMTVHDEEGQAVLVSSKRSISDIHNFIEDNTQQHTAVSTIKTEKRNGDGHFENFINSTAFIMPLQMLSSIPTKFLGSPDHLFQQHHQIHKASCLRSENNLSQRQNDQEPNKLATENPPFSANCRTEYFSTTDNYFDVPMTSDLTKILTVDKMQNRKSGVRILLGSGSGRVLKKCRVFCNACGKTFYDKGTLKIHYNAVHLKIKHKCRIEGCNMVFSSLRSRNRHSANPNPRLHMPTNRNNRDKDIRDRMYNYECPVDKMSGFVTSIPICSAESQKSVTCSFLGMSQSGLLFPNLKTVKPVLPFYPRSVTPSELVSTSWTLPSFPRITSSPCVKPNAVPDICNANPIPPKKSRKSNLPVKIEKDGLNQVIKLKKSNCEEYICLQDRNDDKIHSAEGKKIVL, via the exons ATGAAAATGGCTGAG GCTATCTGTTGCACTTTGTTGAATTGCAACTGTGAAAACTTTAAACCTAGCAGGATGAAACAACGGCAGTGTGAAAACTGCATGCATGGCTGGGTCGCACATG CGCTGAGTAAATTGAAGCTACACCACATTAACCACAAGAGCCAGGTAGAGATGGTATATTCGGATGTGGTGTTCGACATCTGCAGCCTGATGCTTTATGGAACCCATGCAATTCCAGTCCGCCTGAAGATCCTTTCGGATCGCCTTTTTTCCGTTCTCAAAGAAGATGATGTTATCAAAATTCTCAATGCATTTGATTGGACATTAGAGGACTACATTCGAGGATATGTGCTTCAG GCTGTGACGGGGAAGGTTTTGGATTGTTGGGCCATCATGACATCTGAGGAAGAGATTGCAACTCTGCACCAGTTCCTACGGTTTGGCGAGACAAAATCCCTAGTTGAGCTCATGACTGTACACGACGAAGAGGGGCAAGCAGTATTAGTTTCTAGCAAACGCTCCATCTCAGATATTCATAATTTTATTGAGGACAACACCCAACAACATACTGCTGTGTCTACAATCAAAACAGAGAAGCGGAATGGTGACGGCCACTTTGAGAACTTCATCAATAGCACGGCCTTCATCATGCCTTTACAAATGCTGAGTTCTATTCCAACCAAATTTCTTGGCTCCCCtgatcatttatttcaacaGCATCACCAAATTCACAAAGCGTCTTGCCTAAGGTCAGAAAATAATCTGAGTCAAAGGCAAAATGATCAAGAGCCAAATAAACTTGCAACTGAGAATCCACCCTTCTCAGCAAACTGCAGAACAGAATATTTTTCAACAACTGATAACTATTTTGATGTCCCTATGACCTCTGACTTAACAAAAATTTTAACTGTTGATAAGATGCAAAATAGAAAAAGTGGAGTAAGGATTTTGCTTGGAAGTGGGAGTGGCCGAGTTCTAAAGAAATGTCGTGTATTTTGCAATGCCTGTGGGAAGACATTCTATGACAAAGGCACACTAAAAATTCACTATAATGCAGTTCACTTAAAGATAAAGCATAAGTGTAGAATTGAAGGATGCAACATGGTATTTAGCTCATTGCGGAGTCGCAACCGTCACAGTGCAAATCCGAACCCTCGACTCCACATGCCCACGAATCGCAACAATCGAGACAAAGACATACGGGATCGCATGTATAACTATGAGTGTCCCGTAGACAAAATGTCTGGCTTTGTTACATCTATTCCAATTTGCTCTGCAGAAAGCCAGAAGTCAGTTACCTGCTCTTTCCTAGGTATGAGCCAGAGTGGACTTCTCTTTCCTAACTTAAAGACAGTAAAGCCTGTCCTGCCTTTTTACCCCAGATCTGTTACACCATCAGAGCTTGTTAGTACCTCATGGACACTACCCTCTTTCCCTCGTATAACATCTTCTCCATGTGTAAAACCTAATGCTGTTCCTGACATCTGCAATGCTAACCccataccccccaaaaaatctcgaAAGTCAAACTTGCCAGTAAAGATAGAAAAAGATGGGCTAAACCAAGTTATCAAATTGAAAAAGAGTAATTGTGAAGAGTACATATGTTTACAGGACAGAAATGATGACAAAATTCACAgtgctgaaggaaaaaaaatagttttgtag